A stretch of Lactuca sativa cultivar Salinas chromosome 6, Lsat_Salinas_v11, whole genome shotgun sequence DNA encodes these proteins:
- the LOC111882977 gene encoding uncharacterized protein LOC111882977, with protein sequence MVSLFSRFSVSRNGHRRSQTTLDEREVLPPDTEVAESSTVVGATATTNHGIEVVIEFKPVDHPTEPLDHDQPVHCPLPEPSILNDGRIWKERVSAGVQRRTDLSIVQEGVGPTPTPSPPSLPIPPPEPQPAAAKSQRRTNRVILPSISAPEHNILKLLEESGM encoded by the exons ATGGTGAGCCTTTTTTCGAGGTTTTCTGTAAGCAGAAACGGTCATCGTCGCTCCCAGACTACACTT GATGAGAGGGAAGTGTTACCCCCAGACACGGAAGTAGCAGAATCTTCCACAGTTGTTGGAGCGACGGCTACAACTAATCATGGTATCGAGGTTGTCATTGAGTTTAAGCCCGTTGACCACCCCACCGAGCCTCTTGACCATGATCAACCTGTTCACTGCCCATTACCCGAACCTTCAATTCTCAAT GACGGAAGAATATGGAAAGAACGTGTAAGTGCAGGGGTGCAGAGGAGGACAGACTTGTCCATAGTGCAGGAAGGAGTGGGGCCCACACCCACACCCTCACCCCCAAGCCTACCCATACCGCCACCAGAACCGCAGCCAGCTGCAGCAAAATCTCAAAGAAGAACCAACCGTGTGATATTGCCATCGATCAGTGCACCTGAACATAACATTCTTAAGCTGCTAGAAGAATCTGGGATGTAA